The genomic segment TCCCAGACAGTACAATGTCCATGCTTTTGCAGATTTCTCCTTGTGCATGTACCGTCATACCTTTTGTGTATTTTTTAGGAAGAATATTTATTTGTTTCAATACCGATTGATTCACTCCGGTAAAAAAAGGAACATCCATTACATTCACTCCCCCCTTTTAAATATTATATTAAAAAGAAACATACGTGTCTATTATTACGCCGATAGTTTTTGTATGATGAAAACATAATCGAAAAAAGGAGTAGAGATATGGATATTTTCACAATTGCTATTTGGGTAATTACTGCCGGTCTTCTTGTTTTTTCTTTTGTAAAAGATAAAGCAAAGACAAAGGATGCACTTAAAAAAGCATTATTTATGGGTAGAGGCATGGCTCTATCTATCTTTGCAGTTATCTTTGCCATAGGACTGATATTAGCGGTACTGCCACCGGAGCAAATTGCTGACATCATTGCCAAACAAAACGTATTTGTAGCAACCATAGCCGCAGCTGCATTCGGTACAGTTACCTTAATCCCTGCATTTATTGCCTTTCCACTCATCGGAACACTTGCTACTGCCGGGGTAGGAATTATGCCATCGGTGGCATTTTTGACAACGCTTACCATGGTTGGTGTTGCGACATTTCCACTTGAAAAACGAGAGTTTGGCATAAAATTTGCGGTTACTCGCAATGCACTGAGCTTTATATTTGCTATTATTATTGCAGTGATTATGGGGGCGATTTTATGAGTAAAGCAGTAAAGTTTATAAAGAGTAATCTATTCCTACTTTCTGTCGTGATTGCTTATTTGGTGCTTACAATCATTCGCCCACCGCTTGGTGTTTTGGGTATCAAAAACAGTGGGTATTACATCAAAGAAATGCTCATGATTATGCCTGTGATATTTGTGTTGACAGCACTACTCGATACATGGGTGCCCAAAGAAACAATTATCAAATTTTTGGGTAGAGAAGCAAAAACAAAAGGTATGGTGTTGTCCTTTTTACTTGGTAGCATATCGGCAGGTCCAATCTATGCCGCGTTTCCGTTTTGCGTTATGCTACACAAAAAAGGAGCATCAATCAGAAACATTATAATTATTTTAAGCTCATGGGCAGTGATTAAAATACCGATGCTACTAAATGAAGCAAAGTTTTTAGGGTTAAAATTTATGATTGTTCGTTGGATAATCACCGTCATTGCTATCTTGATTTTTGCAAATATTACAAACAAAATTGTTAAAGATAAAGATTTGCCACAGCGTAAAGTTAAGGAAAAAAGTGGTGTGACTATAAACCGTGATGCGTGTATGGGATGCACAATTTGCACTAAGAAATATCCACAACTTTTCCAAATGGATAGCAAAAAAGCCACTGTAAAAGAATACAGCGACCTTGATATGGAGTTGCTGGATAGTGCTATAAAATCTTGTCCTGTAAAGGCGATCGAATACAATTAAAGCAGAAGAGAGTCTGCGTATCTTATTGGGATACACAGGCTCTTTCGATTTGTGCGTTGTTTTTTACTAAAGCAACTAATTCAACCAACTAACATGAACAAGGAGGTGATGAACACAAAAATTTGCTTACACCCTTTTGCAAGGATTGACTGGACTATTCTTGGATTATAGGCAAAGCAAGAGCCGTTGCATCTTTGTGCTAATGCAACGGCTCAACTATTTATAATTTGAATTTTCTCACTTGTATGTGCATTATGGTTTTTCTTCCTATTTGTTTTTGTGTTGCTCTTTGGCAAACTTACGCATATTTTTCATGCCGCCAACATTCTTGAACATACGCTCTAACTTTTTAACCTCAATCTCTTTGGCATTTAGGCCGTCATAGCCTGCTTCGATTTTGAGTTTACAGTAATTTTCAAATCGTCTGCTGTCAAGAGTGCCATTTGCTAAAGCATCCAATATGGCACAGCCTGGTTCATTGGTGTGAGTGCAATCACGAAACTTACAACGACCTGCAAGCTCTTCAATATCATCAAAGGTTTTGCCTAAGTCCACACTCTCAGCTCCCAGCTCTCGCATACCGGGTGTGTCGATGAGAACCCCGCCAAAGGGTGAGGAAAACATTTCTCTGCCAGTTGTGGTATGCCTGCCCTTATCCGCTTTTCCAATATCGGCGGTTGTAAGAACATCTTCACCTAACAGCTTATTGATAAGAGTGGATTTGCCTACCCCCGAAGAACCGATAAATGCAGAAGTAGTACCTGATTTGAGATATTTTGAGAGTGTTTGCTCAATATTTTTGTCATATACAGAAAGAGGTATTACATCGGAAAAAGAAGATACACGCTCTACCACGTTTACTGCTTTCTCTAAATCCTCACATAAATCAGATTTAGTAAGCAGAACAACAGGGGTAGCACCGCTGTCCCAAGCCACGCTGAGATAACGCTCCAAGCGACTAAGATTGAAATTATTATTGAGGGACATGCAGATAAAAACCGTGTCAATGTTAGCGGCTACACTCTGTGCCTGACCACTTACTCCCACAGCAGTACGAAGAAAAACACTTTTGCGTGTCAATACATGATGGATAATCGCATTGCCACAAGAGGCGTCTACTGAAACCATTACAAAATCTCCAACTGTGGGAAATTTTGCAAGCTCTGTGGTTTCGAAGCGCAATTTCCCTGAAATTTCAGCTTGCATTTCACCATGCACGGAGACAATTTTATACAGCCCTCGATATTGTGCGGTAATACGAGCTATTGATAGCTCAGGATACATGCCAGCTTCATTTGAAAATCGATCAGTAAGACCGTAATTGTTTAATATATTCATTTATTTAACCTCCTATTGATAAATCCCGTATAGGAAGGAGGTGTTGATACTTATTTTTTCAAAACCTCCTTCCACATTACAATCTCCATTTTACTGTTGTCTATTTTCATAAAACATTCTCCTTTCAATGTTAAAATTTAATGATTCACAGCAATTTACTTTACTATAAAATATAATTATATCATTGGTAAAGCAAAGATTTCAAGCACACAAATATGAAAAATAAAAAGAGGTAACTGTCATGAAAAATAAAATCCGTTCACCGTCCTTTTTGAAGGGCACTCTGGACTATATTGGGTTTATAGACAAACAAAAACCAGTAGAGCTGTTTAATACCTTATCAAAACCTATACAAATGCGGAAGAAACAGTACTGGATATGTGCATGGGTAGCGGTACAACCGCCATTGTGTGCATCAACTTAGGACGCAACTTTATCGGCTTTGAACTGGATGAGGGGTATTATAATACAGTAAGCAACCGAATTAAGCAACACAATACAAGCAAAAGAACAATACATCCATAGTATAATCTGGACTATTTTGGGTATATAACGAGTAAGAGCCGCTATACCTTTTGAGGTGTAGCAGCTCTAAAATGTTAAGATTAGTCAGGATTTTTATTTTAAGAAGAGTTTCAACTGTTCAATATTATTTTGCTCTGTTTTAAGCAATTTATCAGCTAATTGGAGTATTTGCTGGTCTGCATCATTATATTTTTGTATATTCTTTGTAGCATTAATAATACCCATCGTGCTACCTTGAATTAACATTTCCGAAATGTGACAAGGAGATTTGTCCATTAATGTTTTCATATTAATTGACATATACGCTGAAATCTTTGCCATGCTTCCAATACCTTTTTCTTCATGTCCGAATTCTTTTAGTTTTTGTAGAGCTAATCTATTTAAACTTGTGTACTCATTGAGCTGTGAATGTAAATATTTATTAAAATCATGATCTTCAACAATCTCTATTAATTGATTAAGAGTTTCTACTCCCATTTGAGAATTTTGGTAAATATAGTTCAGTAATTCAGTATTTCCATCCATAAACAATCACCTCAAACATAGAGTATCCAAGTATTTTTAAATTATGTAAATTACATTATCATACGGCGAATAATCGGATAGCTAAACATTAATAAAATAAAATTTTCAAATTTTTCATTCAATAATCTTCTAACAAATTCAAATAATAAATAGACAAATGATTTTAAAGGAGTTAATAAATTGAAAAACAATCCGGATAACCGAAAAGATAACGTTGAAAGAATACAGCGAAATATTGATTACACAATCAGCAACATTCACCGCGCCAACGAAGTGATTGACGAGACTTCCGACGAAAATGCAAAAAGAGAACTACAGGCAAAAAATGAGAGAAGAGAAAAAGCTCTGGAAGGTATGCGTCATGAAATTAAAGACGAAGCTGAATACAGAAAAAATTCCGAGCATTAAATCTTTAAAAAAACAATCGAATAGCACAACACCATCAAGCCTTGCGGATTTAACCGCAGGGCTTGATTTTTTACGTAACGAAAGCGGGTGAAAGGATGAAACACAGAAAACCATACGATTGCGAGGGATGCGACTGGAACAAAGAAAAAGAGTGCGGAAGAAGATTTTGTATTTACCCAAGATGTTTTTATGAGCCTGTTTTGCAATCAACTGTAAACAGTAAGACGGTTAAAAATAAAGGTACACAATCGGAACGCTAAGGTGAATTGAATTATAAAAGAAAAACCGGCTATCAAAATTGAGATAAAGGCTCAAGCTTAGATTATAAAATGGCTTGTGTCTGCGCTTTATCAATCCAAGATAATGAACCTAATTTAATTTTAGGCTCTTTTTTTATTTCCGTTTATCCACAGAAAGTGAAAAGAGCAAAACAAACGAATGGGGGTGAGGCGGCGTGGCAAGACCGCGCAGTCCGCAACGGGATAAAGCAAAAGAAAAATGGCTGCAATCTTGCGGGAAAATTACAGTAAAACAGCTTGCAGAAAGTATGGGGATACCATCTGCCCGGATACGCAAATGGAAGAGCGAAGATAAATGGCGGGATGAACTTGACGAGATACAGTCAAAACGTTGTCGTGGCGGACAACCCGGCAATCAAAACGCTGCCGGAGCGGGCGCGCCGATTAAAAACAATAATGCAGAAACGCACGGTGCCTACTCCACGGTTCACCTTGATGACCTACCACAAAAAGAGCGGGAATATATTATGTCAATTACTCTTGACACCAGAGAAAATATGCTTAGAGAATTACAGCTGCTCATCGCCAAAGAAAGCGACTTGAAAAAGAAGATGAAAGCTTTAGAAACCGAGAGCGACGAAGCATTACACATTGATAAAGTTGTTGAAATGCTGGTACCAGAGAGTGATACAGCATTTAAAACCAATATGAAAACCGTAATGAAAGCAAGTTCGTTTGACCGAACCATGAAGCTGGAAGCTGAGTATAACAAAATACACGGACGAATTATTAAGCTACTTGACAGCATCAAGTCATATGAACTTGAAAAGCGCCGCATTCAGTTAGAAGAACGTAAGTACAATCTTGCAAAGCAAAGGATAAAAGGGGAATACGAAATCAACCCAGAAACGGGTGAAATTGATGACGAAAGTGACAATCTTTGCGCAGAACTAGAGGTTTAATGCTATACCAAATTAGGTACTTCCAGCGATAGTAAGCATTGCGGGTACGTCGAGCCCCGGCGTTTGCTTAGCCACAAGAATTTTTTAAACGCTTCCGGGGTTGCCGAAATATTTTTAAGGGGGGTGTATTCAAAAACGGTTTAAAGGGGAGGGGGAGAGAATGTGAAACTTTACGATTCGAAAGCGGTTGCCCGGTTTTTAGATATTACAGAACGCAGGGTAAGGCAGCTGCGTGACGAAAATGTAATTGCAGAAGTTCGCCCCGGTTTGTACAACTTAAAAGACACAAACCACCGCTATATAAACTATTTGAGAAAACGCAACCCAGAAAGTGAAGAAAGCATCAGCTACAACACCGAGCGAGCAAAGCTGGTTCGCGCCAAGCGTTTAAATGAAGAATTAGAATTGAAGTTAAGGGAAAATCAGCTGCATAGCACGGAAGATGTTGAAACGGTTATGACAGACATGCTGGTAAACTTTAGAGCCCGATTATTAGCAATCCCCGCTAAGCTTGCGCCGATTCTGAGTAAGAAAACCAGTCAATCTGAAATTGCAAAAATTTTAAAAAGCAGTATTATTGATGCTCTAAACGAGCTATCTGACTTTGATAAAACATTTATGACAGGTGAAAAACACAATGAAACAAGCCACCATTGATCTATTCACACAAATATTTTCGGTGCTCGCACCGCCGCCGAACTTAACAATATCCGAGTGGGCAGATAAATACCGTTATCTTTCGCAGGAATCATCGGCACAGCCGGGTAAATGGAATACGGCAAAAACCCCATATTTGCGCGAGATAATGGACGCAATAACAGATGATGAGACTAAAAAAGTTGTGTTTATGAGTGCGGCTCAGCTTGGAAAAACAGATGGCCCAATATTAAACTCGATTGGTTACTATATGTACTGCGACCCATGCCCAATTATGGTTTTGCAACCCACCATACAAATGGCAGAGACATTTTCAAAAGACCGCCTTGCGCCAATGCTGCGTGACACCCCAATTTTGCGGGATAAGATAAATGACAAAAGCAGAAACAGTGGCAACACCATATTGCAAAAAATATTCCCCGGCGGTCATGTAACAATGGTTGGTGCAAATTCCGCATCCTCCCTTGCATCCCGCCCAATACGTATTTTACTGGCAGATGAAATAGACAGGTACTCAGAAACGGCGGGGAAAGAGGGCGACCCGCTTTTACTTGCGTCCAAGCGCATTACAACTTTTTGGAATAAAAAAGAAGTATATACCTCCACACCAACCATTAAAGGGCTTTCTCGAATCGAGGTAGAATACATACACAGCACGCAAGAGGAATGGAACGTACCTTGCCCAGAATGCGG from the Hydrogenoanaerobacterium saccharovorans genome contains:
- a CDS encoding permease gives rise to the protein MDIFTIAIWVITAGLLVFSFVKDKAKTKDALKKALFMGRGMALSIFAVIFAIGLILAVLPPEQIADIIAKQNVFVATIAAAAFGTVTLIPAFIAFPLIGTLATAGVGIMPSVAFLTTLTMVGVATFPLEKREFGIKFAVTRNALSFIFAIIIAVIMGAIL
- a CDS encoding permease; the encoded protein is MSKAVKFIKSNLFLLSVVIAYLVLTIIRPPLGVLGIKNSGYYIKEMLMIMPVIFVLTALLDTWVPKETIIKFLGREAKTKGMVLSFLLGSISAGPIYAAFPFCVMLHKKGASIRNIIIILSSWAVIKIPMLLNEAKFLGLKFMIVRWIITVIAILIFANITNKIVKDKDLPQRKVKEKSGVTINRDACMGCTICTKKYPQLFQMDSKKATVKEYSDLDMELLDSAIKSCPVKAIEYN
- the rsgA gene encoding ribosome small subunit-dependent GTPase A, with the translated sequence MNILNNYGLTDRFSNEAGMYPELSIARITAQYRGLYKIVSVHGEMQAEISGKLRFETTELAKFPTVGDFVMVSVDASCGNAIIHHVLTRKSVFLRTAVGVSGQAQSVAANIDTVFICMSLNNNFNLSRLERYLSVAWDSGATPVVLLTKSDLCEDLEKAVNVVERVSSFSDVIPLSVYDKNIEQTLSKYLKSGTTSAFIGSSGVGKSTLINKLLGEDVLTTADIGKADKGRHTTTGREMFSSPFGGVLIDTPGMRELGAESVDLGKTFDDIEELAGRCKFRDCTHTNEPGCAILDALANGTLDSRRFENYCKLKIEAGYDGLNAKEIEVKKLERMFKNVGGMKNMRKFAKEQHKNK
- a CDS encoding DNA methyltransferase, with translation MGSGTTAIVCINLGRNFIGFELDEGYYNTVSNRIKQHNTSKRTIHP
- the tlp gene encoding small acid-soluble spore protein Tlp gives rise to the protein MKNNPDNRKDNVERIQRNIDYTISNIHRANEVIDETSDENAKRELQAKNERREKALEGMRHEIKDEAEYRKNSEH
- the terS gene encoding phage terminase small subunit, producing MARPRSPQRDKAKEKWLQSCGKITVKQLAESMGIPSARIRKWKSEDKWRDELDEIQSKRCRGGQPGNQNAAGAGAPIKNNNAETHGAYSTVHLDDLPQKEREYIMSITLDTRENMLRELQLLIAKESDLKKKMKALETESDEALHIDKVVEMLVPESDTAFKTNMKTVMKASSFDRTMKLEAEYNKIHGRIIKLLDSIKSYELEKRRIQLEERKYNLAKQRIKGEYEINPETGEIDDESDNLCAELEV